In Brevibacterium spongiae, a single genomic region encodes these proteins:
- the phnD gene encoding phosphate/phosphite/phosphonate ABC transporter substrate-binding protein, which yields FAALQEVDGEDPTYQSVFIANADAGIESLADVAGRTVAWGDQASTSSHLIPKAMLAEEADLRVDQGDYEEQHVGSHDAVALAVQNANADAGGMSLPIYERMVEEGVIDSEKVVKVQESEPYANYPWTMQSNLPEDVKGKLRAAFLELEDPAVLEPFDATGFEEVTDADYDAVRDLAPLLDINLEDYQ from the coding sequence CTTCGCGGCCCTGCAGGAAGTCGACGGCGAGGACCCGACGTACCAGTCGGTGTTCATCGCCAATGCCGACGCGGGAATCGAGAGCCTCGCCGACGTCGCCGGCAGGACCGTGGCCTGGGGAGACCAGGCGAGCACGTCCAGCCACCTGATCCCCAAGGCCATGCTCGCTGAAGAGGCCGACCTGCGCGTCGACCAGGGCGACTACGAGGAGCAGCACGTCGGGTCTCACGACGCAGTCGCCCTCGCAGTGCAGAATGCCAACGCCGATGCCGGTGGCATGAGCCTGCCCATCTACGAGCGCATGGTCGAGGAGGGCGTCATCGACTCCGAGAAGGTTGTGAAGGTCCAGGAGTCCGAGCCCTACGCCAACTATCCGTGGACGATGCAGTCGAATCTTCCGGAGGACGTCAAGGGGAAGCTGCGCGCGGCGTTCCTGGAGCTCGAGGATCCGGCCGTGCTCGAACCCTTCGACGCCACCGGCTTCGAAGAGGTCACTGACGCGGACTACGACGCGGTGCGCGACCTCGCGCCGCTGCTCGACATCAACCTCGAGGACTACCAGTGA